From a region of the Salmo trutta chromosome 10, fSalTru1.1, whole genome shotgun sequence genome:
- the LOC115201735 gene encoding nuclear nucleic acid-binding protein C1D produces the protein MAEDIPVEDFPTEIAEQLTGFESSVGAVNNMVQTVISMPRNELVQRLDPLEQAKLDLMSAYSLNSLFWMYLVTQGINPKEHGIKQELERIRMYMNRVKEITDRRKASRLNKAAASRFLRNALWKLEERASKGTPGRAPQDTPGCAPQDTPGCAPQDTPGCAPQDTPGCAPQDTPGCAPQDTPGCAPQDTPGCAPQDTPGCAPQDTPGRGKHTPGRCKYKSFDGHQSKGPKLS, from the exons ATGGCAGAGGACATCCCTGTGGAAGACTTCCCTACCGAGATAGCGGAGCAGCTCACAGGGTTTGAGTCGTCAGTCGGTGCTGTCAACAATATGGTGCAGACCGTCATATCTATGCCAAGAAATGAGCTGGTACAACGG CTGGATCCTCTGGAACAAGCCAAGCTGGACCTAATGTCTGCATATAGCCTCAACTCTCTTTTCTGGA TGTACTTGGTCACACAAGGAATAAACCCCAAAGAACATGGAATCAAGCAAGAGTTG GAGAGGATCAGGATGTATATGAACCGTGtaaaggagatcactgacaggaggaaagcGTCCCGTCTCAACAAAGCAGCGGCGTCTCGCTTCCTCAGGAACGCCCTGTGGAAACTTGAGGAAAGGGCGTCAAAGGGCACTCCAGGTCGTGCCCCCCAGGACACGCCGGGTTGTGCCCCCCAGGACACGCCGGGTTGTGCCCCCCAGGACACGCCGGGCTGTGCCCCCCAGGACACGCCGGGCTGTGCCCCCCAGGACACGCCGGGCTGTGCCCCCCAGGACACGCCGGGCTGTGCCCCCCAGGACACGCCGGGCTGTGCCCCCCAGGACACGCCGGGTTGTGCCCCCCAGGACACGCCGGGTCGGGGCAAGCATACACCAGGTCGGTGCAAGTACAAAAGCTTTGATGGTCATCAGTCAAAAGGACCCAAACTCAGCTGA